In a genomic window of Cytobacillus sp. FSL H8-0458:
- a CDS encoding ASCH domain-containing protein: protein MSNQHDPNTLPPKTCSVDRMVTVKEDVEKVLAGKKTATRRNGRYADVGEIMTLEGQDFVVEKVYSQSLGELTDEDARQEGFENLEDYKQSILSMHPGMPWVPQMRVWVHEFSAVKK, encoded by the coding sequence ATGTCAAATCAGCATGACCCAAATACATTACCGCCGAAAACATGTTCAGTAGACCGCATGGTGACCGTTAAAGAGGACGTTGAAAAGGTTCTTGCAGGAAAGAAAACAGCTACACGCCGCAACGGCCGCTATGCTGATGTAGGAGAAATCATGACACTTGAGGGACAAGATTTTGTTGTAGAAAAAGTTTATTCACAGTCTCTCGGAGAATTAACTGACGAAGATGCCCGCCAGGAGGGCTTCGAAAATTTGGAAGACTACAAGCAATCCATCCTTTCCATGCATCCGGGTATGCCTTGGGTTCCGCAAATGCGTGTATGGGTTCATGAATTCAGCGCAGTGAAGAAGTAA